The following are encoded together in the Nocardioides okcheonensis genome:
- the miaB gene encoding tRNA (N6-isopentenyl adenosine(37)-C2)-methylthiotransferase MiaB, translating into MTAAAPTSPETAPRTYEVKTHGCQMNVHDSERLSGLLEDAGYVRAGSDEQADVVVFNTCAVRENADNKLYGNLGHLAPVKAQRPGMQIAVGGCLAQKDRSEITRRAPWVDVVFGTHNIGSLPVLLERARVQEEAQVEILESLSVFPSTLPTKRESAYAAWVSISVGCNNTCTFCIVPSLRGKEKDRRPGEILAEIEALVAEGVTEITLLGQNVNAYGVEFGDRQAFSKLLRACGAVPGLERVRFTSPHPAEFTDDVIEAMAETPNVMPSLHMPLQSGSDKVLRDMRRSYRQSKYLGIIERVRAAIPDAAITTDIIVGFPGETEEDFRATLDVVRAARFSAAFTFQYSKRPGTPAAVLEDQVPADVVKDRYQRLVEVVEEVAWEENKAIVGRTVELMVAEGEGRKDSATKRLSGRAPDNRLVHFAADFSAVDADSVRPGDMVAVEITYAAPHHLVADGAIRSVRRTRAGDAWERRTSAPPSASSVGLGMPSVGVPAPLPPAPACG; encoded by the coding sequence ATGACTGCTGCTGCCCCGACCTCTCCCGAGACCGCCCCGCGCACCTACGAGGTGAAGACCCACGGGTGCCAGATGAACGTCCACGACTCCGAGCGGCTCAGCGGCCTGCTGGAGGACGCCGGCTACGTCCGGGCCGGCTCGGACGAGCAGGCCGACGTGGTCGTGTTCAACACCTGCGCGGTCCGCGAGAACGCCGACAACAAGCTCTACGGCAACCTCGGCCACCTCGCGCCGGTCAAGGCCCAGCGCCCGGGCATGCAGATCGCCGTCGGCGGCTGCCTGGCGCAGAAGGACCGCTCGGAGATCACCCGGCGCGCGCCGTGGGTCGACGTGGTGTTCGGCACCCACAACATCGGCTCGCTGCCGGTGCTGCTCGAGCGGGCGCGCGTGCAGGAGGAGGCCCAGGTCGAGATCCTGGAGTCGCTCTCCGTCTTCCCCTCGACGCTGCCGACCAAGCGCGAGTCGGCCTACGCCGCGTGGGTGTCGATCTCGGTCGGCTGCAACAACACCTGCACCTTCTGCATCGTCCCGTCGCTGCGCGGCAAGGAGAAGGACCGGCGCCCCGGCGAGATCCTCGCCGAGATCGAGGCGCTCGTCGCCGAGGGCGTCACCGAGATCACCCTGCTCGGGCAGAACGTCAACGCCTACGGCGTCGAGTTCGGCGACCGACAGGCCTTCTCCAAGCTGCTGCGCGCGTGCGGTGCCGTGCCCGGCCTCGAGCGGGTGCGGTTCACCTCCCCGCACCCCGCCGAGTTCACCGACGACGTCATCGAGGCGATGGCCGAGACCCCGAACGTGATGCCCTCGCTGCACATGCCGCTGCAGTCGGGCTCCGACAAGGTGCTGCGCGACATGCGGCGCTCCTACCGCCAGTCGAAGTACCTCGGGATCATCGAGCGGGTCCGCGCCGCGATCCCCGACGCCGCGATCACCACCGACATCATCGTCGGCTTCCCCGGCGAGACCGAGGAGGACTTCCGGGCCACCCTCGACGTGGTCCGCGCCGCGCGCTTCTCGGCCGCGTTCACCTTCCAGTACTCCAAGCGGCCCGGCACCCCCGCCGCCGTGCTCGAGGACCAGGTGCCGGCCGACGTCGTCAAGGACCGCTACCAGCGCCTCGTCGAGGTCGTCGAGGAGGTCGCCTGGGAGGAGAACAAGGCGATCGTCGGGCGCACCGTCGAGCTGATGGTCGCCGAGGGGGAGGGGCGCAAGGACTCCGCCACCAAGCGGCTCTCCGGTCGGGCGCCCGACAACCGGCTGGTGCACTTCGCGGCCGACTTCTCGGCGGTGGACGCAGACTCGGTCCGCCCGGGCGACATGGTGGCCGTCGAGATCACCTACGCCGCCCCGCACCACCTCGTCGCCGACGGCGCGATCCGCTCGGTGCGC